One segment of Pyrococcus sp. ST04 DNA contains the following:
- a CDS encoding respiratory chain complex I subunit 1 family protein, whose translation MFGTFLKALLIILYATFVGFMFMGIIRKVTARIHRRIGPPIYQPIIDTIKFLSKKENITHGIIYDFGIIFALGATILALMFIPLGSISIMRAYGDLILITFLLEIPMLGIMFAAMSSGNPYAGIGAQRALLTLLAIQVPLGFAIVALAEFYGTFSTYEIVMAQQTSGWSIFHLPLLLAAIAYDIVLQAMFGKEPFDIMIAPGEISLGPMVEFGGKHMGILQIQHAMGLFAETLFFSNIFLGGAVITTFSSPILNTLATLAVLLVKQLAVLLIAIFVSTIFPRFTIDQAAKFYWKWPTIIAALGAILASL comes from the coding sequence ATGTTTGGGACTTTCCTTAAAGCCCTCCTCATAATTTTGTATGCCACCTTTGTGGGCTTCATGTTCATGGGAATCATTAGGAAAGTTACGGCAAGGATTCACAGAAGAATAGGCCCACCAATATATCAGCCCATAATAGACACTATAAAGTTCCTTAGCAAAAAGGAAAACATAACACACGGCATAATTTACGACTTCGGAATAATATTCGCCCTCGGAGCTACAATTTTAGCCTTGATGTTCATTCCACTTGGAAGTATAAGCATAATGAGGGCATATGGAGATTTGATCCTGATTACGTTCTTGCTTGAAATTCCAATGCTCGGAATAATGTTTGCTGCAATGAGCTCAGGAAACCCATATGCAGGGATAGGTGCCCAGAGAGCTCTGTTAACTCTCCTTGCAATTCAAGTACCATTAGGATTTGCCATTGTGGCACTCGCTGAATTCTATGGAACATTTAGCACTTACGAAATAGTTATGGCTCAGCAGACGAGCGGATGGAGCATATTCCACCTACCATTACTCCTGGCTGCAATAGCTTATGACATAGTCCTCCAAGCGATGTTCGGAAAAGAACCATTCGACATCATGATAGCACCTGGAGAAATATCATTAGGTCCAATGGTCGAGTTTGGTGGAAAACATATGGGAATACTCCAAATACAGCATGCAATGGGTCTATTTGCAGAGACCTTATTCTTCTCGAACATATTCCTGGGAGGAGCAGTGATAACGACGTTTTCAAGTCCAATACTCAACACCCTTGCAACCCTTGCAGTCCTATTGGTTAAGCAACTAGCAGTTCTTCTAATTGCAATATTTGTCAGCACGATATTCCCGAGGTTCACAATTGACCAAGCAGCAAAGTTCTACTGGAAGTGGCCGACAATAATAGCCGCTTTAGGAGCAATATTAGCGAGCCTGTGA